Genomic DNA from Chanos chanos chromosome 6, fChaCha1.1, whole genome shotgun sequence:
GGAACTACTCCACATCAGCCCAGTGGGCGGCCAATGTGTCCATCTCACTACCTTCTGAGGGAGGAGCTCTGTCCCAGTCATTAGCCCTGTTGGCCATGCTCCTAATGGACTTGCTGGCTGTGATAGGTAACGCAGCTGTCATGGTCGTCATTGCCAAGGCACCACAGCTCCGAAAGTTTGCCTTCGTCTTCCACCTGTGCCTCGTGGACTTGCTGGCGGCGCTGGTGTTGATGCCTCTGGGCATGCTCTCGAGTCGAGCCTTCTTTGGAGATGCGCTGTGTCGGAGCTACCTCTTCCTAAGCGTCTGTTTTGTCAGTGCCgccattctctccatctctgccatCAACGTGGAGAGGTATTACTATATTGTACATCCAATGCGCTATGAAGTCAAAATGACTCTGGGTCTGGTAGGTTCAGTGCTAGCCGGAATCTGGGTGAAAGCTCTAGCCATGTCAGCCCTGCCTCTACTGGCCTGGGCCTTCCAGGGCGGAAAGAGCCCGCTTctggagggaggaggtggtggggtTAGCGGGGGTGTAGCAGCATCCCCTACTCAGGGACACAGACGTTGCTCACTACACTGGACAGGAGGTGGGACCAATCGCTTGGCCTTCATGGTACTCTTCACCGTGGTATACTTTCTATGCCCACTTCTTGTTATCCTGGTGGTGTACTGCAGTATGTTCAAAGTGGCAAGGGTCGCAGCCATGCACCACGGACCGCTGCCCACCTGGATGGACACACCGCGACGCCAGCGCTCCGAATCCCTCAGTAGTCGTTCCACCATGGTGACCAGCTCTGGGACGGGCACAGGAACAGTGGCCGGCCGGGGCACTCCACAACGACCTTTCGGCGGAGGCAAGGCAGCAGCGGTGCTTGTCGCTGTAGGTGGGCAGTTTCTCTTCTGCTGGCTACCTTATTTCTCCTTCCACCTGTACTCAGCGCTGGCCTCAGCTCAGCCTTCGACACTTGCCCCTCTAGAGGATGTGGTCACGTGGATTGGTTACTTCTGCTTCACCTCGAACCCTTTCTTCTATGGCTGCCTGAACCGACAGATCAGGGAAGAGCTGGGCAAGCACCTTCCCTGTCTTTTCCGTCGGCCAGCCGGCGAGGACGAGGATAGGCTACCCAGTAGAGAAGGTTCGATTGAAGAGAACTTCATGCAGTTCCTCCAGGGCACGGGCTGCAATCTGGAGCCCCAGGACTCACAAAGCACCTCCAGCCCCAAGGGTGAGCCTCATCGGCCCGTAGGCCATGCCCAGTCCCAGCCCACCCAccctcagcagcagcagcctaTTCCCATTGACTTCCGCATTCCCGGACAGATTGCAGAGGAGACATCAGAGTTCTTAGAGCAACACCAGATAAAAAATAATCTTATCGTCTCGGACAGCTGAGTCAGGAGCATCTCTAAGCTTCATTAACTGAACTTCTTAGACGCTGACACGGTttaggatttttattttttttttgtcttttggtgGACAGAAATGTTCCACAATTATTTTGCCTCCATCGAACACCTCCACCAATGATATCTGTGTAAGAACATCAGGATTACTTAATTCAGTTTCCATTTTttcacatgcatgcataaaaTTTAAGCGGTTCCTCCTTGTGAAATAGTATGTattatgcatttttatttatgagaTTTGTGGATGGTGATTCATATCTGTGCACAATGAGGCACTTTAAACCCTTAATCTGTGATCATTTTTTTGGTGTCTGGAAGTTAATGTAAGCAAGACAGCTTTCCAAGGCAAATTCCTTATACCTTACACCTTGATATTGTTCTAAAAATAAGCGTATTCTGTATGCAACTTCAGTGGATGGTGATTATTTTCATCAAGATTCATGTCTTGCAACTGATCACTGAGTTTAGGGAAAACTGTGATGATATGGACAAATTCCCTCACCGTGTACCCCAAAGTGAATTGTCTAAGTTTCGTGAATTTGACATGAAGTCTAGACTATTGCACTCTGCGACAATTAAGCAGTTGTGGTCAGGCCAGTAATCTCTTAGGTTAGGCAAATGGCTGTTAACAGACAAAATTATGCCATAACCTGCCATCACTTTAAGTATATTTTCTAAGTCTTAAAAGTCTTTCTACCTctttctataaaattattttgtttaagCATTCAGTAATCAGATGCTAGTTGTATAAAAACCTGACAGccttgtttgaaaaaaaaaaaaaagtacaaaatgaCATTTGCAGCTGCAATGCCTTTGCATATCTTTTTATTGATATGTGTCACACCTTCAGAGAGCAGAAGAAGTGGGATATAAAAAGGATATTGTCTGAgatattttcaatatttatgAGTGTATAGTTTTTAATTAGTGTAcgtatttatttacatatttattctttattttgtcagaaGGTTCTCACTGATGTGGGACATGGATTGAAAGAAAGTGCAACCCTTTGAAACATTGTCACTGaacgatgatgatggtgattattattattattattattattattattattattattgttattattggcAGTAGTAAAGTTTGAATCATAATTATAATGTAAAGATCTCTGACAGAGTAAACATGTCTATACCTCAAGAGAAACAGTTACAGGGTCAGGGTAGCTCAAGTACGAAAAGAGATGAACTGTGCTCTGAATGGGTAGGAGACATCTTTTATCCacaggatatatatatatatatatatatatatatatatatatgtgtgtgtgtgtgtgtgtgtgtgtgtgtgtgtgtgtatatatatatatatgtgtgtgtgtgtgtgtgtgtgtgtgtgtgtatatatatatatatatatatgtgtgtgtgtgtgtgtgtgtgtgtgtgtgtatatatatatatatatatgtgcgtgtgtgtgtgtgtgtgtgtgtgagtgtgtgtgtgtgtttggaatctGAGATCACTGTCCAGCTTATAGGTCTGCACCTCAGGGTTTCTTCATAGAACCTtctacacagagaaaagagattaTTCCTGAAAGACTTGCCGATTAGtatatgtgttttgttataATGTTATGCCATGTTCAGGATTTCACTTTGCtggtttgatttgtttaaaaagacaTGTTTCAAGGATTTCACTAACAAAAACTGTCCGTTCCATAACTGACTCTTAGAGTGACAAACTTGGCTATAGCCAAGGCTGTGTGTCAATGCCACAGAAGTCCAGAATACTCTAGAGAAAATGATTTTGCTTTGTGTAAAGTCCATCTTTGAAATCTTTTTATTGTAAATGTAGGAGGACCATAGGTGGTGTTGAGTAATGTAGAGCAGCAAATGATTTGTGTTagtcaaaaataaaatttgattaatttccctttctgtttattcatttttctgtcaccCAGCCTGTTTCACTGGCTTGTTTTTTAGGGTCTGTCTGGATTCATGTATGTTTcaactttcatttttctttgcagAAAAATCTGATCTCAGCTCTCATCTCATGCACCATTCAGCAGCTCAGCATGTGCAAGCCTGCATGGATATTGTAATATTGCAAATTTATAAGTTAGATAAAAGAAGTATTTAACCATAACAGACTTAAACAGTTAAATAGCTTTTGGGTTTTTGCATGCTTGCTTGAAGAATTTTTTAATTGTTGCAATATTTCTATTAGTCAGTAAGGTAAACATAGTTTGCCATCCTTTGTGAAGTTCCGATGCTGTGGTAcacacatgatcacacacaaTGCACTGTCATCTGCATGGCAGTCACATTGTATAGTCACGTTGGCTCAACTCATAactttggacagagagagagaaagggggagagagagagagagagagagagagagagagagagagagaggagaggagaggggaggagagcagaggagaggagatgggagcagaggagaggagaggagaggaatccATATAGAATGTTATCTGTGTAGTTCAAATGCCCTGACCTTTCAGAGACATTTCGACTTCAGAGCCAAAGCCATACCATCAAAGCACTTTGGAAGCACAAAAATCAGCTCAGATGAAGTGAGCATTTGCTCTGCTTGTCATACCCAGCCACAGGGAAGACTTTGTTTTGACAAGTACAAGAAAGCTTAAAGATATTCTGCTGAAAAGTAGTCTCCACTAATTTGAGCTCTTTAGCAGAAATTccttgaaaaacaacatttttccaATTTCACACCAATCTTCTtgcagacaaagaaaatggaggagaaagacagtgcATTAGAAACTTACAAAAATCTGGAAGTTGAAGAGATTCACTGACTGAGATTCACCGAGTGACTgagaacagttttattatttcatcGTGTCATAATAAGTTTGTCTTAGTCCACTGTGGATCAAGTGTCAGCACGGTGTTTCTGTGCGCCTTAATGTTGAGTGATGCACTGTCTGCCTGTGATACCAATCTCTGCTATCACTACAGGCCCTACATCACAGCAGAGGGGGCCCGGTGTGCACGCCCCCGGCTTCTCTGGGATCTGCGTTTCCATGGAAACCGATTGCCAGCGACATTTTGCAGGTGGTAGGACGAGCTTTTCTTGAGGGGAACCTGTGCCAGGCCACAGTGATTCTTCTTCATGTTCCCCAgagaatattatttttaatgttctcaTAAAACCGCATTTTGGCAATGGTTCAAGAGAAGTTACGGCTAAATGAACAAATCCTGTCATTACTGATTCAAAGGTCTGCTGTATCAGCTCTGAAAGTCCACTAGATGGTGTCCTATTCCTAGGAAATGAAACCAGACCTGATGAAAACAATACAATCACAGGCCATGGAACCTGTTCTCCAAACATCACAAAGTAGAGCAGCATTTCCCCTCTGGTCGGAAGGGCATTGATCTTGCACGAGCTGAAAGGTTCTACAGCTGTAGAACCTTTGCCACGAGATCATAACGCTGAACAAGTGCTGAATAATACTGAGGATTTCAATTAGCCTGTAATGTGGACTGAAGAGGCTTCTGTGGAGCTTGAGTGTTTTAAAGTGGTCTGAAGTGCCCATCagactctcctctgtctctctaaggTGTGTTTTAGTGGAAGTCCTGAAGGTGGAAGCAAACACGCTGAGGTATTATGGCTCAGCAAAAGGTAACAAGCACATTTACTAACAGTACTTACAGGATTCACAACTCTGGTGTTGGCTATTTTGGGTGAAGTGTCCACTGTACGATGAGTTGAAAGTGAATTCCTAATTTTAGCTTGTATTTCTCAACCTATGAAATTGTTAGAAGGCCTATTTACCAAAGAAGGAAAGTAAATACCGTTCCACTGTGAACGTGCTGTCAACTGTCATGTTTTGTCAGACAGTAAGTACGGTTCTTTAATCAAACAACTGGCACTGCTGTTGCTGTATTAGAAGGACAGCAGGAATGAAGCAAGCAAAATGGATTTGACAAGCTTTGTCAAATTAGACAACTGCCATGAACCTCATCTCTTACACATGTCAACCACTGTATGTTAGAGTTAGTTTAGCCATTGGGTGTAATGACAGAAACGCCATGGAATTTTCTTGAtagttttttaaatttttccacatgcaattttcaaaaaacattgtAGACAAACAACCTTAGTTATGAGGTCATCCTCAGGTGAGACAGCTAATTCTGGTGCACTCAATAGTGGATTACAAAGAGGGGATTATTTGTCTTGATTCAGTTCAGATTGATTCAGTCATAGGCAGACAGCGATTCctgtaataattataatttattttgtaCTTTGTACTTTTCATATTTTGGAAGAATAGAATATATCACAAACTCTCTGTTATAAGTCAATACATCTCAATAATCTGTGgttaaatactttaaaaaatagTATATTCAAGCTATGTTTTAAGAtatgttattttctgtttttgcaaaAATATGACTTGGGCTATTGTCATCCTAAATgttgaacagaaatattataCTCAACAACTAACTtacaatgaataaaatatgagaACAGTGAAATAAGCAGTAAAAATTTGAGGCATTTCAAatttcagctaaaaaaaaagaatacagtaGAGCAGATAAATGAAATTAACATTGCTATTGTTCTATATGGAGAAATATTTTTTGACCACATCATACTACTCAAGCAAACTTTATGCTGAAACTCTGAAACAATAAATATTTCTTGGGTTTTCACAACAGATAAATCCGTTTAACAGTTGCTTTGTCTTCTgaatttttgtaaaatattctTCTATTTATCCAGTCTTAAGTGTTGACTGCTAGCAGAGCTGTCGATGGATTTACAAATGGTTTTGTGATACTGTTATTAGGGCATGAATTTAACGATAGGGTATGGAGCTGAATGAATTTCCACCATCACTCCTGATGTAGTTAAAGGTTGTATGGGAGTTGTCAGTGCCTCTTTTTGATTATCCCACTTGATCTGCACTTCATCACCATCCAAACTGGACAGAGGATGAGGAGAGGGAGAATCTGTGGtgggaaaatacaaaaaaaatccccgACTGATAAT
This window encodes:
- the LOC115815625 gene encoding G-protein coupled receptor 61-like is translated as MEPQWNYSTSAQWAANVSISLPSEGGALSQSLALLAMLLMDLLAVIGNAAVMVVIAKAPQLRKFAFVFHLCLVDLLAALVLMPLGMLSSRAFFGDALCRSYLFLSVCFVSAAILSISAINVERYYYIVHPMRYEVKMTLGLVGSVLAGIWVKALAMSALPLLAWAFQGGKSPLLEGGGGGVSGGVAASPTQGHRRCSLHWTGGGTNRLAFMVLFTVVYFLCPLLVILVVYCSMFKVARVAAMHHGPLPTWMDTPRRQRSESLSSRSTMVTSSGTGTGTVAGRGTPQRPFGGGKAAAVLVAVGGQFLFCWLPYFSFHLYSALASAQPSTLAPLEDVVTWIGYFCFTSNPFFYGCLNRQIREELGKHLPCLFRRPAGEDEDRLPSREGSIEENFMQFLQGTGCNLEPQDSQSTSSPKGEPHRPVGHAQSQPTHPQQQQPIPIDFRIPGQIAEETSEFLEQHQIKNNLIVSDS